A single region of the Streptomyces diastaticus subsp. diastaticus genome encodes:
- the rpsS gene encoding 30S ribosomal protein S19, which translates to MPRSLKKGPFVDDHLIKKVDVQNEAGTKNVIKTWSRRSMIVPAMLGHTIAVHNGKTHIPVFVTESMVGHKLGEFSPTRTFRGHVKDDRKSKRR; encoded by the coding sequence ATGCCGCGTAGTCTCAAGAAGGGGCCCTTCGTCGACGACCACCTGATCAAGAAGGTGGATGTCCAGAACGAAGCCGGCACCAAGAACGTCATCAAGACCTGGTCCCGTCGCTCGATGATCGTCCCGGCCATGCTCGGCCACACGATCGCGGTGCACAACGGCAAGACCCACATCCCGGTGTTCGTCACCGAGTCGATGGTCGGCCACAAGCTCGGCGAGTTCTCGCCGACTCGCACCTTCCGCGGCCACGTCAAGGACGACCGGAAGTCGAAGCGCCGCTAA
- the rplV gene encoding 50S ribosomal protein L22, whose translation MEARAQARYIRVTPMKARRVVDLIRGMDATEAQAVLRFAPQAASVPVGKVLDSAIANAAHNYDHTDASSLVISEAYVDEGPTLKRFRPRAQGRAYRIRKRTSHITVVVSSKEGTR comes from the coding sequence ATGGAAGCCAGGGCCCAGGCGCGGTACATCCGCGTCACGCCCATGAAGGCCCGCCGCGTGGTGGACCTCATCCGTGGCATGGATGCCACGGAGGCTCAGGCGGTCCTGCGTTTCGCCCCGCAGGCCGCGAGCGTGCCGGTCGGCAAGGTGCTGGACAGCGCCATCGCCAACGCCGCGCACAACTACGACCACACCGACGCCTCTTCGCTGGTCATCAGCGAGGCGTACGTGGACGAGGGCCCGACCCTGAAGCGGTTCCGGCCGCGCGCCCAGGGCCGTGCCTACCGGATCCGTAAGCGGACCAGCCACATCACCGTGGTCGTCAGCAGCAAGGAAGGAACCCGGTAA
- the rpsC gene encoding 30S ribosomal protein S3, producing the protein MGQKVNPHGFRLGVTTDFKSRWYADKLYKDYVKEDVAIRRMMTKGMERAGISKVEIERTRDRVRVDIHTARPGIVIGRRGAEADRIRGELEKLTGKQVQLNILEVKNPETDAQLVAQAVAEQLSSRVSFRRAMRKSMQSSMKAGAKGIKIQCGGRLGGAEMSRSEFYREGRVPLHTLRANVDYGFFEAKTTFGRIGVKVWIYKGDVKNIAEVRAENAAARAGNRPARGGGNDRPARGRGGERRGRKPQQQSAPAAEAPKAEAPAAAAPAESTGTEA; encoded by the coding sequence ATGGGCCAGAAGGTAAACCCGCACGGGTTCCGTCTCGGTGTCACGACCGACTTCAAGTCGCGTTGGTACGCCGACAAGCTGTACAAGGACTACGTCAAGGAAGACGTCGCCATTCGTCGCATGATGACGAAGGGCATGGAGCGGGCCGGCATCTCCAAGGTGGAGATCGAGCGCACCCGCGACCGCGTCCGCGTTGACATCCACACCGCGCGTCCGGGCATCGTCATCGGCCGCCGTGGCGCCGAGGCCGACCGCATCCGCGGCGAGCTGGAGAAGCTCACCGGCAAGCAGGTGCAGCTCAACATCCTCGAGGTCAAGAACCCCGAGACCGACGCTCAGCTGGTGGCCCAGGCCGTCGCCGAGCAGCTGTCCTCGCGTGTCTCCTTCCGGCGTGCCATGCGTAAGAGCATGCAGTCGTCGATGAAGGCCGGCGCCAAGGGCATCAAGATCCAGTGCGGCGGTCGTCTCGGCGGCGCCGAGATGTCCCGTTCGGAGTTCTACCGCGAGGGCCGCGTGCCCCTGCACACGCTCCGCGCCAACGTGGACTACGGCTTCTTCGAGGCCAAGACGACCTTCGGCCGCATCGGCGTGAAGGTCTGGATCTACAAGGGCGACGTCAAGAACATCGCCGAGGTTCGCGCCGAGAACGCCGCGGCCCGCGCCGGCAACCGTCCGGCCCGTGGCGGCGGCAACGACCGCCCGGCCCGTGGCCGCGGTGGCGAGCGTCGCGGTCGTAAGCCGCAGCAGCAGTCCGCGCCGGCTGCCGAGGCCCCCAAGGCCGAGGCGCCCGCCGCTGCCGCTCCGGCTGAGAGCACCGGAACGGAGGCCTGA
- the rplP gene encoding 50S ribosomal protein L16: MLIPRRVKHRKQHHPKRNGMAKGGTEVAFGEYGIQAVTPAYVTNRQIEAARIAMTRHIKRGGKVWINIYPDRPLTKKPAETRMGSGKGSPEWWIANVKPGRVMFELSYPNEKIAREALTRAAHKLPMKCRIVRREAGES; encoded by the coding sequence ATGCTGATCCCCCGTAGGGTCAAGCACCGCAAGCAGCACCACCCGAAGCGGAACGGTATGGCCAAGGGCGGTACCGAGGTCGCGTTCGGCGAGTACGGCATCCAGGCGGTCACCCCCGCCTACGTGACGAACCGCCAGATCGAGGCCGCTCGTATCGCGATGACCCGCCACATCAAGCGTGGCGGCAAGGTCTGGATCAACATCTACCCGGACCGCCCGCTCACGAAGAAGCCCGCCGAGACCCGCATGGGTTCCGGTAAGGGTTCGCCCGAGTGGTGGATCGCGAACGTCAAGCCGGGTCGGGTGATGTTCGAGCTGTCCTACCCGAACGAGAAGATTGCGCGTGAGGCGCTTACCCGCGCTGCTCACAAGCTTCCGATGAAGTGCCGGATTGTTCGGCGCGAGGCAGGTGAGTCGTGA
- the rpmC gene encoding 50S ribosomal protein L29: MSAGTKASELRELGNEELLAKLREAKDELFKLRFQAATGQLENHGRLKAVRKDIARIYTLMRERELGIETVESA; the protein is encoded by the coding sequence ATGTCGGCCGGTACCAAGGCGTCCGAGCTGCGCGAGCTGGGCAACGAGGAGCTTCTGGCGAAGCTCCGCGAGGCCAAGGACGAGCTGTTCAAGCTCCGCTTCCAGGCGGCGACGGGTCAGCTCGAGAACCACGGTCGGCTGAAGGCCGTCCGTAAGGACATCGCCCGGATCTACACCCTGATGCGCGAGCGCGAGCTGGGCATCGAGACGGTGGAGAGCGCCTGA
- the rpsQ gene encoding 30S ribosomal protein S17: protein MSESNVTEETKDARGFRKTREGLVVSDKMDKTVVVAVEDRVKHALYGKVIRRTNKLKAHDEQNAAGVGDRVLLMETRPLSATKRWRIVEILEKAK from the coding sequence ATGAGCGAGAGCAACGTGACTGAAGAGACCAAGGACGCCCGCGGCTTCCGCAAGACCCGCGAGGGTCTGGTGGTCAGCGACAAGATGGACAAGACCGTCGTCGTCGCCGTCGAGGACCGCGTCAAGCACGCCCTGTACGGCAAGGTCATCCGCCGTACGAACAAGCTCAAGGCCCACGACGAGCAGAACGCTGCCGGCGTCGGCGACCGCGTCCTCCTGATGGAGACCCGGCCGCTGTCCGCCACCAAGCGCTGGCGCATCGTCGAGATCCTCGAGAAGGCCAAGTAA
- the rplN gene encoding 50S ribosomal protein L14 codes for MIQQESRLRVADNTGAKEILTIRVLGGSGRRYAGIGDVIVATVKDAIPGGNVKKGDVVKAVIVRTVKERRRADGSYIRFDENAAVILKNDGDPRGTRIFGPVGRELREKKFMKIISLAPEVL; via the coding sequence GTGATCCAGCAGGAGTCGCGACTTCGCGTCGCCGACAACACGGGTGCGAAGGAGATCCTCACCATCCGCGTTCTCGGTGGCTCGGGCCGCCGCTACGCGGGCATCGGTGATGTCATCGTCGCCACCGTCAAGGACGCGATCCCGGGCGGCAATGTGAAGAAGGGTGACGTCGTCAAGGCCGTCATCGTTCGCACCGTCAAGGAGCGCCGTCGCGCGGATGGCTCGTACATCCGCTTCGACGAGAACGCCGCCGTCATTCTGAAGAACGACGGCGACCCCCGCGGCACCCGTATCTTCGGCCCGGTCGGCCGTGAGCTGCGCGAGAAGAAGTTCATGAAGATCATCTCGCTCGCGCCGGAGGTGCTGTAA
- the rplX gene encoding 50S ribosomal protein L24 translates to MKIKKGDLVQVITGKDKGKQGKVIAAYPREERVLVEGVNRVKKHTKANQPGRASQAGGIVTTEAPVHVSNVSLVVEKDGNKVVTRVGYRFDEDGNKIRVAKRTGEDI, encoded by the coding sequence ATGAAGATCAAGAAGGGCGACCTGGTCCAGGTCATCACCGGTAAGGACAAGGGCAAGCAGGGCAAGGTCATTGCCGCTTACCCGCGCGAGGAGCGCGTCCTGGTCGAGGGTGTCAACCGGGTCAAGAAGCACACCAAGGCGAACCAGCCGGGCCGCGCGTCGCAGGCCGGCGGGATCGTGACCACCGAAGCCCCGGTCCACGTGAGCAACGTGTCGCTCGTCGTGGAGAAGGACGGCAACAAGGTCGTCACCCGCGTCGGGTACCGCTTCGACGAGGACGGCAACAAGATCCGCGTTGCCAAGCGGACCGGTGAGGACATCTGA
- the rplE gene encoding 50S ribosomal protein L5, with the protein MTTTTAPRLKLKYREEIAGKLRDEFAYENVMQVPGLTKIVVNMGVGDAARDSKLIEGAIRDLTTITGQKPAVTKARKSIAQFKLREGQPIGAHVTLRGDRMWEFLDRTLSLALPRIRDFRGLSPKQFDGRGNYTFGLTEQVMFHEIDQDKIDRVRGMDITVVTTATNDAEGRALLRHLGFPFKEA; encoded by the coding sequence ATGACGACCACCACTGCACCCCGTCTGAAGCTGAAGTACCGCGAGGAGATCGCGGGCAAGCTGCGTGACGAGTTCGCGTACGAGAACGTCATGCAGGTCCCCGGCCTGACCAAGATCGTGGTCAACATGGGTGTGGGCGACGCCGCCCGCGACTCCAAGCTGATCGAGGGCGCCATCCGCGACCTCACCACGATCACCGGCCAGAAGCCGGCCGTCACCAAGGCCCGGAAGTCCATCGCGCAGTTCAAGCTGCGTGAGGGTCAGCCGATCGGTGCCCACGTGACCCTGCGCGGCGACCGCATGTGGGAGTTCCTGGACCGCACCCTGTCGCTGGCGCTCCCGCGCATCCGCGACTTCCGCGGCCTGTCCCCCAAGCAGTTCGACGGCCGTGGCAACTACACCTTCGGTCTCACGGAGCAGGTCATGTTCCACGAGATCGACCAGGACAAGATCGACCGCGTCCGGGGTATGGACATCACCGTGGTCACCACGGCGACCAACGACGCTGAGGGCCGCGCGCTCCTTCGTCACCTCGGCTTCCCGTTCAAGGAGGCGTGA
- a CDS encoding type Z 30S ribosomal protein S14, with the protein MAKKALIAKAARKPKFGVRGYTRCQRCGRPHSVYRKFGLCRVCLREMAHRGELPGVTKSSW; encoded by the coding sequence GTGGCGAAGAAGGCTCTCATCGCAAAGGCCGCTCGCAAGCCGAAGTTCGGCGTGCGCGGCTACACCCGCTGCCAGCGGTGCGGCCGTCCGCACTCTGTCTACCGCAAGTTCGGCCTGTGCCGCGTCTGCCTTCGTGAGATGGCTCACCGCGGCGAGCTGCCGGGCGTGACCAAGAGCTCCTGGTAG
- the rpsH gene encoding 30S ribosomal protein S8, whose product MTMTDPIADMLTRLRNANSAYHDSVVMPHSKIKSHIAEILQQEGFITGWKTEDAEVGKNLVLELKFGPNRERSIAGIKRISKPGLRVYAKSTNLPKVLGGLGVAIISTSHGLLTGQQAQKKGVGGEVLAYVW is encoded by the coding sequence ATGACCATGACTGATCCGATCGCAGACATGCTTACGCGTCTGCGTAACGCCAACTCGGCGTACCACGACTCCGTCGTGATGCCGCACAGCAAGATCAAGTCGCACATCGCGGAGATCCTCCAGCAGGAGGGCTTCATCACGGGCTGGAAGACCGAGGACGCCGAGGTCGGCAAGAACCTCGTCCTCGAGCTGAAGTTCGGTCCGAACCGTGAGCGCTCCATCGCGGGCATCAAGCGGATCTCCAAGCCCGGTCTCCGGGTCTACGCGAAGTCCACCAACCTGCCGAAGGTCCTCGGCGGTCTCGGCGTGGCGATCATCTCCACGTCGCACGGCCTCCTGACCGGCCAGCAGGCGCAGAAGAAGGGCGTGGGTGGGGAAGTCCTCGCCTACGTCTGGTAG
- the rplF gene encoding 50S ribosomal protein L6 — protein MSRIGKLPITVPAGVDVTIDGRTVGVKGPKGTLAHTIVAPIEIAKGEDGTLSVTRPNDERQNRALHGLSRTLVANMITGVTQGYVKKLEINGVGYRVVAKGSNLEFSLGYSHPILVEAPEGITFKVETPTRFSVEGIDKQKVGEVAANIRKLRKPDPYKAKGVKYEGEVIRRKVGKAGK, from the coding sequence ATGTCGCGTATTGGCAAGCTTCCCATCACGGTTCCCGCCGGCGTGGACGTCACCATCGATGGCCGTACGGTCGGCGTGAAGGGCCCCAAGGGCACCCTCGCGCACACCATCGTCGCGCCGATCGAGATCGCTAAGGGCGAGGACGGCACCCTCTCGGTGACGCGCCCGAACGACGAGCGTCAGAACAGGGCTCTGCACGGCCTGTCCCGCACGCTGGTGGCGAACATGATCACCGGTGTGACCCAGGGATACGTCAAGAAGCTCGAAATCAACGGTGTCGGTTACCGCGTGGTCGCGAAGGGCTCCAACCTGGAGTTCTCTCTCGGCTACTCCCACCCGATCCTGGTCGAGGCCCCTGAGGGCATCACCTTCAAGGTCGAGACCCCGACCCGTTTCTCGGTCGAGGGCATCGACAAGCAGAAGGTCGGCGAGGTTGCGGCCAACATCCGCAAGCTGCGCAAGCCCGACCCGTACAAGGCCAAGGGCGTCAAGTACGAGGGCGAAGTCATCCGCCGCAAGGTCGGAAAGGCGGGTAAGTAA
- the rplR gene encoding 50S ribosomal protein L18, with protein sequence MAYGVKIAKGNAYKAAAIKRRHIRVRKKVSGTEVRPRLVVTRSNRHMVAQVIDDIKGHTLASASTLDTSIRGAEGDKSAHAKQVGALVAERAKAAGVEAVVFDRGGNKYAGRIAALADAAREAGLKF encoded by the coding sequence ATGGCATACGGTGTGAAGATCGCTAAGGGCAACGCCTACAAGGCCGCTGCCATCAAGCGCCGGCACATCCGCGTCCGCAAGAAGGTCTCGGGCACCGAAGTGCGCCCGCGCCTGGTCGTGACGCGTTCCAACCGCCACATGGTCGCCCAGGTGATCGACGACATCAAGGGTCACACCCTGGCGTCGGCGTCCACCCTGGACACGTCCATCCGCGGTGCCGAAGGCGACAAGTCCGCCCACGCCAAGCAGGTCGGCGCACTCGTCGCCGAGCGCGCCAAGGCCGCGGGTGTCGAGGCTGTCGTGTTCGACCGTGGTGGCAACAAGTACGCCGGGCGCATCGCCGCCCTGGCGGACGCCGCCCGCGAAGCCGGGCTCAAGTTCTGA
- the rpsE gene encoding 30S ribosomal protein S5, translating into MAGPQRRGSGAGGGERRDRKGRDGGAAAEKTAYVERVVAINRVAKVVKGGRRFSFTALVVVGDADGTVGVGYGKAKEVPAAIAKGVEEAKKHFFKVPRIQGTIPHPITGEKAAGVVMLKPASPGTGVIAGGPVRAVLECAGVHDILSKSLGSDNQINIVHATVAALKGLQRPEEIAARRGLPLEDVAPAALLRARAGAGA; encoded by the coding sequence ATGGCTGGACCCCAGCGCCGCGGAAGCGGTGCCGGTGGCGGCGAGCGGCGGGACCGGAAGGGCCGCGACGGCGGCGCAGCTGCCGAGAAGACCGCGTACGTCGAGCGTGTCGTCGCGATCAACCGAGTCGCCAAGGTTGTGAAGGGTGGTCGCCGCTTCAGCTTCACCGCGCTGGTCGTGGTGGGCGACGCGGACGGCACCGTGGGTGTCGGTTACGGCAAGGCCAAGGAGGTGCCGGCCGCCATCGCCAAGGGTGTGGAGGAGGCCAAGAAGCACTTCTTCAAGGTCCCCCGTATCCAGGGCACCATCCCGCACCCCATCACGGGCGAGAAGGCCGCGGGCGTCGTCATGCTCAAGCCTGCTTCCCCCGGTACCGGTGTGATCGCCGGTGGCCCCGTGCGCGCCGTCCTCGAGTGCGCCGGTGTGCACGACATCCTGTCGAAGTCCCTGGGCTCCGACAACCAGATCAACATCGTCCACGCGACCGTGGCGGCCCTCAAGGGCCTCCAGCGTCCCGAGGAGATCGCGGCCCGCCGCGGTCTGCCCCTCGAGGACGTGGCCCCCGCGGCCCTGCTGCGTGCGCGTGCGGGAGCGGGTGCGTGA
- the rpmD gene encoding 50S ribosomal protein L30, whose product MPQLKITQTKSYIGSKQNHRDTLRTLGLKKVNDVVVKEDRPEFRGMVHTVRHLVTVEEVD is encoded by the coding sequence ATGCCGCAGCTCAAGATCACGCAGACGAAGTCGTACATCGGCAGCAAGCAGAACCACCGCGACACCCTGCGTACGCTCGGCCTCAAGAAGGTCAACGACGTGGTTGTCAAGGAGGACCGCCCCGAGTTCCGCGGCATGGTGCACACCGTCCGCCACCTCGTGACGGTCGAGGAGGTCGACTGA
- the rplO gene encoding 50S ribosomal protein L15, producing the protein MAEQNPLKVHNLRPAPGAKTAKTRVGRGEASKGKTAGRGTKGTKARYQVPERFEGGQMPLHMRLPKLKGFKNPFKTEFQVVNLDKLAELYPEGGEVTVEGLVAKGAVRRNSLVKVLGQGEVSVALQVTVDAVSGSAKEKIAAAGGSVTELV; encoded by the coding sequence ATGGCGGAGCAGAACCCGCTGAAGGTCCACAACCTCCGTCCTGCCCCCGGCGCCAAGACCGCCAAGACCCGTGTGGGTCGTGGTGAGGCGTCGAAGGGTAAGACCGCTGGTCGTGGCACCAAGGGCACCAAGGCCCGTTACCAGGTTCCGGAGCGCTTCGAGGGCGGGCAGATGCCCCTCCACATGCGTCTCCCGAAGCTCAAGGGCTTCAAGAACCCGTTCAAGACCGAGTTCCAGGTCGTGAACCTCGACAAGCTGGCCGAGCTGTACCCCGAGGGTGGCGAGGTCACCGTCGAGGGTCTGGTCGCCAAGGGTGCCGTTCGCAGGAACAGCCTCGTCAAGGTGCTCGGCCAGGGCGAGGTCTCCGTGGCGCTGCAGGTGACGGTCGACGCCGTCTCCGGCTCCGCCAAGGAGAAGATCGCCGCCGCCGGCGGCTCCGTCACCGAACTCGTCTGA
- the secY gene encoding preprotein translocase subunit SecY produces the protein MLTAFARAFKTPDLRKKLLFTLGIIVLYRIGAHVPIPGVSYQNVQICMDQANATQGLFGLVNMFSGGALLQITIFALGIMPYITASIILQLLTVVIPRLEALKKEGSSGQAKITQYTRYLTVALAVLQGTGLVATARSGSLFQGCPVAGEIVPDQSIFVTAVMILTMTAGTALVMWLGELITDRGIGNGMSILMFISIAASFPASLWAIKEQGDLAGGWIEFGTVILVGLAMVGLVVFVEQAQRRIPVQYAKRMIGRRSYGGTSTYIPLKVNQAGVIPVIFASSLLYIPALIVQFSNSQAGWAQWINNNLADTGATAHVILYFFLIVFFAFFYVAISFNPEEVADNMKKYGGFIPGIRAGRPTAEYLSYVLNRITWPGSLYLGLIALVPTMALAGFGANQNFPFGGTSILIIVGVGLETVKQIESQLQQRNYEGFLR, from the coding sequence GTGCTCACCGCGTTCGCCCGGGCGTTCAAGACGCCCGACCTGCGCAAGAAGCTGCTCTTCACGCTCGGCATCATCGTCCTCTACCGGATCGGCGCGCACGTACCGATCCCGGGCGTGAGCTACCAGAACGTCCAGATCTGCATGGACCAGGCGAACGCCACCCAGGGCCTCTTCGGCCTGGTGAACATGTTCTCCGGTGGCGCGCTGCTCCAGATCACGATCTTCGCCCTGGGCATCATGCCCTACATCACGGCGAGCATCATTCTCCAGCTCCTGACCGTGGTCATCCCGCGTCTGGAGGCCCTCAAGAAGGAGGGCTCCTCCGGCCAGGCGAAGATCACGCAGTACACCCGGTACCTGACCGTGGCGCTCGCCGTCCTCCAGGGCACCGGCCTGGTCGCGACCGCCCGCAGCGGCTCGCTCTTCCAGGGCTGCCCGGTCGCCGGGGAGATCGTGCCGGACCAGTCGATCTTCGTGACCGCCGTCATGATCCTCACGATGACCGCCGGTACCGCCCTCGTCATGTGGCTCGGTGAGCTGATCACCGACCGCGGCATCGGCAACGGCATGTCGATCCTGATGTTCATCTCGATCGCCGCGAGCTTCCCCGCCTCCCTCTGGGCCATCAAGGAGCAGGGCGACCTGGCCGGTGGCTGGATCGAGTTCGGGACCGTGATCCTGGTGGGTCTCGCCATGGTCGGCCTGGTGGTCTTCGTCGAGCAGGCGCAGCGCCGCATCCCCGTCCAGTACGCGAAGCGGATGATCGGCCGCCGTTCCTACGGCGGTACGTCGACCTACATCCCGCTCAAGGTGAACCAGGCCGGTGTGATCCCGGTCATCTTCGCCTCGTCGCTCCTCTACATCCCTGCGTTGATCGTGCAGTTCTCCAACTCCCAGGCGGGTTGGGCGCAATGGATCAACAACAACCTGGCGGACACCGGCGCCACGGCCCATGTGATCCTGTACTTCTTCCTGATCGTGTTCTTCGCGTTCTTCTACGTCGCCATCTCCTTCAACCCCGAAGAAGTAGCCGACAACATGAAGAAGTATGGTGGGTTCATCCCGGGCATCCGGGCTGGCCGACCGACCGCTGAGTATCTGAGTTACGTGCTCAACCGGATCACCTGGCCGGGTTCGCTGTATCTGGGGCTGATCGCACTGGTGCCGACGATGGCGTTGGCAGGTTTCGGGGCCAACCAGAACTTCCCGTTCGGCGGGACGAGCATCCTGATCATCGTGGGTGTGGGTCTGGAGACCGTGAAGCAGATCGAGAGCCAGCTCCAGCAGCGCAATTACGAAGGGTTCCTCCGCTGA
- a CDS encoding adenylate kinase, whose protein sequence is MRIVLVGPPGAGKGTQAAFLAKNLSIPHISTGDLFRANISQGTELGKQAKSYMDAGNLVPDEVTIGMAEDRMARPDAANGFLLDGFPRNVSQAKALDESLKAQGVALDAVLDLEVPEDEVVRRIAGRRICRNDSSHVFHVEYSKPETEGVCDVCGGELYQRADDKEETVRKRLEVYHNETEPIIDHYKAQGLVVTISALGKVDEVTARAMAALGSGQK, encoded by the coding sequence ATGCGAATCGTCCTCGTCGGACCGCCTGGTGCCGGCAAAGGAACGCAGGCCGCGTTCCTAGCCAAGAACCTGTCGATCCCGCACATCTCCACGGGTGACCTGTTCCGCGCCAACATCAGCCAGGGCACGGAACTGGGCAAGCAGGCCAAGTCCTACATGGATGCCGGCAACCTCGTCCCCGACGAGGTGACCATCGGTATGGCCGAGGACCGTATGGCCCGGCCGGACGCCGCGAACGGCTTCCTGCTCGACGGCTTCCCCCGGAACGTGTCGCAGGCGAAGGCGCTGGACGAGTCCCTCAAGGCCCAGGGGGTCGCGCTCGACGCGGTCCTGGACCTGGAGGTTCCCGAGGACGAGGTGGTCAGGCGCATCGCCGGCCGCCGCATCTGCCGCAACGACTCCAGCCACGTCTTCCACGTGGAGTACAGCAAGCCGGAGACCGAGGGCGTCTGCGACGTCTGCGGCGGCGAGCTGTACCAGCGCGCGGACGACAAGGAGGAGACCGTCCGCAAGCGGCTGGAGGTCTACCACAACGAGACCGAGCCGATCATCGACCACTACAAGGCCCAGGGCCTCGTGGTGACGATCTCCGCGCTCGGCAAGGTCGACGAGGTCACCGCCCGCGCGATGGCGGCCCTCGGCTCCGGCCAGAAGTGA
- the map gene encoding type I methionyl aminopeptidase, translating to MVQIKSPEQIAKMREAGLVVAAIHRATREAAVPGATTKDLDEVARKVLEEHGARSNFLGYGGFPATICTSVNEVVVHGIPDEKTVLADGDIISIDCGAIVDGWHGDAAYTAFVGAGHAPELVELSRVTEESMWAGIAAMKQGNRLVDISRAIETYIRRQPKPGGGKYGIVEDYGGHGIGTEMHMDPHLLNYVERRRGKGPKLVPGFCLAIEPMVSLGTPKTEVLQDDWTVITTDGTWSSHWEHSVALTEQGPLVLTAEDGGKAKLAEFGITTAPDPAA from the coding sequence GTGGTGCAGATCAAGAGTCCCGAGCAGATCGCCAAGATGCGCGAGGCCGGGCTGGTCGTGGCCGCCATCCACCGCGCCACGCGTGAGGCGGCCGTGCCGGGCGCCACCACCAAGGACCTGGACGAGGTGGCCCGCAAGGTGCTCGAGGAGCACGGGGCCCGCTCCAACTTCCTCGGGTACGGCGGCTTCCCGGCGACGATCTGCACCTCGGTCAACGAGGTCGTGGTGCACGGGATCCCGGACGAGAAGACGGTGCTGGCCGACGGGGACATCATCTCCATCGACTGCGGCGCGATCGTGGACGGCTGGCACGGCGACGCCGCGTACACGGCCTTCGTGGGCGCGGGTCACGCTCCGGAGCTGGTCGAGCTCTCCCGGGTGACCGAGGAGTCGATGTGGGCGGGGATCGCCGCGATGAAGCAGGGCAACCGGCTGGTCGACATCTCCCGCGCCATCGAGACGTACATCCGCCGGCAGCCGAAGCCGGGCGGCGGGAAGTACGGGATCGTCGAGGACTACGGCGGGCACGGCATCGGGACCGAGATGCACATGGACCCGCACCTGCTGAACTACGTCGAGCGGCGCCGGGGCAAGGGCCCCAAGCTGGTCCCCGGCTTCTGCCTGGCGATCGAGCCGATGGTGAGCCTCGGCACGCCGAAGACCGAGGTGCTCCAGGACGACTGGACGGTGATCACCACCGACGGGACCTGGTCCTCGCACTGGGAGCACTCGGTGGCCCTCACCGAGCAGGGCCCGCTGGTGCTGACCGCCGAGGACGGCGGCAAGGCGAAGCTGGCGGAGTTCGGGATCACCACGGCGCCGGACCCGGCGGCCTGA
- the infA gene encoding translation initiation factor IF-1, whose product MAKKQGAIEIEGTVVESLPNAMFKVELQNGHQVLAHISGKMRMHYIRILPDDRVVVELSPYDLTRGRIVYRYK is encoded by the coding sequence GTGGCCAAGAAGCAAGGTGCCATCGAGATCGAGGGCACTGTCGTCGAGTCTCTTCCGAACGCCATGTTCAAGGTTGAGCTCCAGAACGGCCACCAGGTCCTGGCACACATCAGTGGCAAGATGCGCATGCACTACATCCGCATCCTCCCTGACGACCGGGTCGTGGTGGAGCTGTCTCCGTACGACCTGACGCGTGGCCGGATCGTCTACCGGTACAAGTAG
- the rpmJ gene encoding 50S ribosomal protein L36, whose product MKVKPSVKKICDKCRVIRRHGRVMIICDNPRHKQRQG is encoded by the coding sequence ATGAAGGTCAAGCCGAGCGTCAAGAAGATCTGCGACAAGTGCAGGGTGATCCGCCGTCACGGCCGGGTCATGATCATCTGCGACAACCCGCGCCACAAGCAGCGCCAGGGCTGA